tcctgggagtgggatccctcctctgacgttctccctaaggtttcttcccttttttccctcttggaaggtttttttcattttttggggagtttttcctgtgccgatggtgggtttcgcggcagaggatgtcgtatgtggaCAGACtgaaaagccctctgaggcaaatttgtaatttgcgattatgggctatacaaaataaaatgacttgacttgacttgactataTCCTGGCCATCACACTACATAATGGGCGTTTCGTGTTGACAACGACCCAACCCGGAAAGTCCACTGGTAGCACGAACCCAAAGGTTCCgactttgatccatttctgttcttAAATCCTAAATAACATTGAATACACAATACTAAAACAGCAGTTGGTGCGAGCATGTGGCTGTTCTGAAAAAGCTCTCAGAACATTGTGATGTTGGCGCTCATTTGAGGGACAGACTTGTGTGTGGACTAATCAatgtaaatattcaaaggaaactgTTGACGGAGGAAGTGCTCACATTCCCGCGTGTTGTAGACACCACAATGTCGATGGAAGCTGTAGCAAGAGAATCTCAGCATTTGAAAAGTTCACGCTGTGTCGTTCTCATCGCCACAAGGGGGCAACAAATGCTTTCAAATCACAGCGGACAGGATTGCTACTTTAGAGAACAGCAATGCCACAATTCCTAGAAAACAGGCCACATTGCTCATTTATGTAAAAGGAGTGATCAGAAATACACAAAGCAAAGATTTGAGGCAAAAATGAAACCAAAGCAGGGAACTGCTAGAACAGGAAAAATGAATAAGGATGAGACCAACTCATAGATAGTGATGGGGATTCTGCTTCAGATTCAGACTCTGAATTAAGATGCATATGGTTTCAGCAGTAGGCGACGCTGAGGCGGTGATGGCAGTAAGAAAAGGCAATGCAGCATCTTCTTCATTGATTATAAGGCCAAAGATTGAAGGCCATGTCATTGATATGGAGCTTGACACGGGAGCAGCTGTGTCTTTGATTTCAATGGAGCTGTACAAAGCCAAATTTGCCCCGATACGTTTACGCCAGACGCATGTAGTGttgaaaacacacaggagaGTTGCTGCTTCCCGAGGGAATGTTGAAAGTATCGGTGAAATTGAATAAACAGAAAGTTTGATTGCCCTTATATGTGTGAAAGGGAAAGCACCACCTCTGTCTGGTCGTGAATGGCTACGGAACATAGGTTGTGTTCTTTTTGAACAACTTTGGCCCGATATAAAACACTCAAACTAGAGTAGAATTATGAAGAATGTTAATAAAATCAAAATGTGGTTGAATGTGTAGTTAAGTTCTTCAGTAAATGAACACAATGatcactgttttatttcattgtttcataTTTCTGTTTGAGTTCATTCTGTAAATGTCTGCACTCACTTCAGCAACAGGAAAGAAGAATCGATGAAGAGAAGAGTCGGTTCTCACATCTGGAAACATATAGATAGAAATGCTGATTCATCACTTCCTCACTTTATCTTCATCACTTCTGTCTGTTCTTAGAAGCTGCTGAAGTTCTTTTAAAACATGATGAGGTGAAGAACATCTTCCTGAAAAGGATCCTGAACGAGAgtcaacttgtgtgtgtttcagagcagCAACGCACAACTTTTACATTTCAGGGAAGAAAAGGAcgagtttttcttttctttgtgtctgtctctgtgtgtatgtatgtatgtatttatatttatatattttcattggataataattgtaatattttgttttttctaacatgttttttatttttcttggtAGAGAGAAGTAACGAATGTTGGACACAGAGATGCAGAACCgaacataaaaataaagtgatgtgtgtcatgTTGTGAGTTCACTGCTAAAAACAGGGAGTCAACAAAACACGGACTCTTGTGTGACTTTAAGTTACTTGTTTCTACAGAAAAAACGTCTCTTGAAGGTTGGAGGTTGTTCTTGTTATCTTCTCTCTACACGTAATGATTCCTCCACACTGACTTCATCCACTTCTTCAACATAGTCTACTGTTATAATCACCTCTGGCTAAATCCTTCTTTAATGAAATTACCACTTCACTACTCTTAATTTAATCTTCTAATTTAATGTTATACCTATTCCACCCCCACTTTACATACTTCTATTTCACTTTAgccttcatttaatttaatatgttctgctctgctgttttattgtattttattgtagTGTGTACATATTTAACATCATATTTTCCTCACTGGGCTGTCGTACATCCTTTGCTCCttcactacctgacaggagaaaaaagtcCCAAGAAAAACTCTTTTTCTGCGATGCGTTTAAGCGCTAAACTGATACTGTCATCTGTATTCTGCCCATTGAAAGTTTGGGTTTCCAAAACAAAATCCCTCATTTCCCAGTTTTCAATGAGATGACATGTTACGGTCAAATATGCCTCTGTGGACACTGAGGTCCACATATCAGTGGTAAGTACAACGCTAGAATCATTTTGCAAAGATGCCTTACTTTGGCTTTGCGTTCATCAAACAGTTCTACAAGATGGGTCTCTGTCAGTTTCTTTCTTCCTGGGAGTTTATATTTTGGGTCAAGAGCTCTCACAAATACTTGGAAACCTTGGTCTTCCATGGACAGAGGCTGGAGATCCTCCGCAATCATCTCTGCCAGGCATCCTGTGAGTGTTGCTGCTTTTGGGGAATCATCTTTAAACGATTTAAAATCACAGCACAAAATTAACAAGCGGGCTACACTGTACTGAAATCTTAATCTTATTTTGTTTCAACTCAGTATGTGTgcatatgtatgcatgtatgtctCTCCAAATAGCCTAGAAAAAGGGGATACAAACACTTGCTGTTTTATCATTCTGGGTGACTCAAGAATTGCCAGTAAAATGTCTCATATTCAGTGTTGTGGTTTGTTCGTGAGTGTTTCACTAGGTCGGTTGTGTTGAAACAACTCTTCAGGGTTTTTCCACAGATGTCACACAGAGCATCCTGGCTGTTTGTGGAACTGAAATATCTGCACACATGACTTCTCTTCCGTTCCGACATTCTCTCTGTCTGAGAGAGCGAGCAGCAGGGTCAGCGTGCCACTGTGTTTAGGTATTAGGCACTTACCCAGGCGGAAGGGAAAGTAGTCCCTACCAGCGGCGCGTCATTTAGACAAGACCTGAATAGTTTAGTTACTTTCCACCAAATTCCTGTTAATAATATACATTACCACAAATTACTGAGGTATCAAAAGTATCgatattttcatttcaaagtcGATTTCAGAGCATACAGATCTGGTACCAATGGACATCGCGGAGAACTGTGAGTACAAACCCCTCTTTTCTGGGTGGAGGATCGCCGGAGCGCGTGTACCATCTTACAGACCATCAAATCCCGGGTGTTGAAGAGGTGTTTACGCGGAGTGTGTAGTGAATTGTGCGTGTGATCATAGATGTTCACGGTTTTTGTATCTGGGCTATGTTTATATCCTCTGACAGTACAGCAGCATATAGAAGTAGACCCTCTTCAACACCTCGCCCATACAACAGGGGTGTACAAGGACCCTggcgaggagggagaaggggggctacattgttcttctgagtttgtgtccgtatggttgaaatgcacttattgtaagtcgctttggataaaagcgtcaactacatgacctgtgatgtaacatTCCTTATGGAACGTTTATTGGCTGTAACAGTGTTAATATTACATGTGTTGactttgtgttattttgaagtgaattctgaTCAGATTGTTTAGATGAATCCCTGTAAACTGCATCGATAGAATCTATCTAAATGAAACCTGAACAACAGCGTTCTCTCCCTTTTATCATTGTCACGTGTCGTAGTTGGTTTGGTTTGAgtgacagagagatggagggaagctGGAAGTGGAGAAgaagacacacatcacatgttcaTAGAGACACATTCTCTCATTTCTCAAATTAGACTGAAGCAAAACATTCTCTTGCGAGTGATGCTACACTACACAAAACATTAAACTCAGTGGGTTAGAAGTTTAAGACCTGAAGCTGCTTTAATGCCGTTGGCTGCTTTGGTAAAGTGAAAGAAACCTGTAAACGTTCAGCAGCTTGATCCTCTCCTGCTGGGAGAGTGAACCTCATGTTCAACCGGGTAGCGGGGAGGAGATCCACGGTGGGGGAAGAGGACTGCGCTGAAATGAGGAACTCAGGAAGAACTTGGAATGATGTTCAGTGTACCGACTTTCTGCATTGGATCATTTCAAGGCTCAAGGGTTCAAGGATGTTTGCTGTCAGTGTGCAACAATGAAATGAAGTTGTAGCCTGTTTGTAACAACACGAGACtaatgacacaaaacaaagatgaaCTTCAGCgcttgtgtgtgagaggtgtgacTTTCTCTTGTTGGTGTAaagtgatgctgcagctgtgacCCTGTAGGAAATAGAGGGTATCTTATACACAGTAATGGAGGATTTATATGTTGAATATGATGAACCTGTCAACTCAAACCCAAGGACCAATCAGACAGGTGAGAGTGTGAACTGATGTGTAGTTACATAAAGTGTGTTTATTGCATTGATCCCTGTGTTCACTGGTCTGAACTGTGAGAGCAGAGAACAGACTTCATTGCAGCTGCTGTattttatgtacatatttggcTTTTCGCACCTCTGAAAAGTGAAACTTCCTCAAAAGTCACACTATTCATAAGCTGAAAGCAACGTCACGTTCATCATTTGACAGCTGGTTGTCTTCTCCTGACCAGTGTGCAGTAGGGTCTTCATGTGTCTATGTCCCAGCATCCTAAAGAACAGACCTCATGTGGCTGTCTTTCTGGCGCTGTGTGGTCTGCTGGCTGTAATCGGCGGTCTCGGTGTCCACGGTGAGTCTGGTCTTCGTCCAACCTGAGATTTGAGAGAGTTCAGGTTGCtggttgtcatgacaacatTTGTTCAGTATCTTTATTATTTCCTGTGAAAAGATGATGGGATGATTCTGTAATATAGAACACAACAGTGATGTATTGAATCATGTTTTCATGTCTTCATGACTTAATGCATGCATCAGATGCTGAACTCTTCTCCGTCAAAGCCAACCTGGCGGAGCGTCTCCGGATCAGTGGAGACAAGCTGTCCTCagtgtctgcagagagagaccaGCTGAAGGACAAAGTCACTGCACTGACCCAAGAGAAGGACAGACTTCAGCTCTTGTGCAAACAGAGTGAgtgctggtctgtgtgtgttctgctgagTCATGattctttaatatatatataaaataaatctgcTCTGTAATCTATATGTTCAGTCTGTTGGCCCTGTCTAAACT
The window above is part of the Gasterosteus aculeatus chromosome 16, fGasAcu3.hap1.1, whole genome shotgun sequence genome. Proteins encoded here:
- the LOC120814978 gene encoding C-type lectin domain family 12 member B-like isoform X3; amino-acid sequence: MEDLYVEYDEPVNSNPRTNQTVCSRVFMCLCPSILKNRPHVAVFLALCGLLAVIGGLGVHDAELFSVKANLAERLRISGDKLSSVSAERDQLKDKVTALTQEKDRLQLLCKQKKTCPEGWTMFRCSCYLLSTRDGSWENGRKDCRDKGADLVIIDSLEEQQ